The following is a genomic window from Aphis gossypii isolate Hap1 chromosome X, ASM2018417v2, whole genome shotgun sequence.
tcttaactgTGCATCATTAGGTattgaatgtaatttatattaagtaagaACATGCTGTGCCCCTTGGTCTGTTTATTAGGTTTTACTTTGATTATCCCAGGGCCgtatttaaacttttgacGCCCCGGGTCAACGAAATTATTACGCCATCCTCCTCATtcaattaactttattaattaggaaaaaatatcacatttttttttcaaaaaaaacttgttaaaagaattttatttatgaattataacataacattttatattatacttatacactattaaactaaattttttttcttgattgaACACTGGCAAAATCTTCAATCACATCGATATAATCCAGTTGTTTTGTAAGCTGTGCTTCAATATTGAGTATAGCTAATAAATTAAGTCGATCTTCACTCATGGTGGACCTCAAATAAGTTTTGACTCTTTTCAGTGTTGAAAAAGATCGTTCAGATGAACAATTTGTGGCATTAGTGCATAACATCATCCTTAGAGCAATGTCAATATAGGGATAAACTTCAATAAGATATTGATTTCGTAAATAAACACTCAtttctaaaatagtttttggaaaatacaccttttgtttctttaaactttttagatgagattgaaaatgaatacattCAGTAGGAAATGATGGTGCCaagtcatttttataaacattttgaagaaATTGAGCACTTTCTTTAACTTCTGTTGGTGTTAGTTCTATaagatggaaaaaaaattatacttggaTGTTGTAtcatcatttttcttttttctagtTCAGTTTTTATCtgatctataattaaaaagtaggtATTGACCTTGAATTTTTCAGATTCATCCAAAATTTGTTCTTCATTTTAtccatcaaaaaataatttttgttttttcttacattgagtagtatttttgaaatggGAAATGCCACATTTTTTAACTGCATGAACTTTGTAgtcaacaaacattttatcagtCCGAATATcacttatataagttattaaggactgataaatttcaataaccaTATCTAAATCAATTTGTATAGAATGTATGTAAAGCGTTCTAAAATATCTCCCCAAAAATTGACATAAATGATGATtccaaacttttaattttttttaatatacctttaGCTTCACAACGAGTAGATGAATTTTCTGCTGTATCAACAGCTATTTTAGATAAAGCATTTATAACTGAAGACCAATTTTTATTGAGAGATTTGCAAGCGTCATCTCTTGCTGACCATCGTGTAGCAGAAAGACTTTTAATTGaagcatttaaaatgttccaTCGGTGTGTAGagatagaaaaaaagttataaagatTTTGATTAATCCAAAAAATGCATTAGCTTCATAACAGCAACTAGCTGCATTTTTCCCAACTAAGTTGAGCGAATGCGCTGAACATGTCACAAAAgtgtatttattgattttattctaGCTTGTACATCGGAGTATATACCAGACATGTTTGAGGCGTTATCATATGACTGTCctcttaaataattcatatttaagtcatattttttaaacattaaaataacggCTTCAGTCATTTGTTGTGATTTATGtccaattttatcaataaagcACACGAAACGCTCAACGGGTTCTCCTTGATCATTAACATAGCTAATGATAAATGAGAGTTGGTCAATATGTGAGATATCTGGTGTGGAATCaattgaaatagaaaaatatctgGCTTTTTTAActtctttaataattgtttgaacTACATTTTCTGccattaaagaaataaattgcTCATATgtgtgaaattataaataagatgtATAGCCTTTACCTGGGTTACCATACCTTTTAATGTGTTCTGAAAGAACTGTATCAAACTCAGCAATCAATTCAATTGCCATCAAaaaatttccattattttagCTACCAATTTGAGTTGTGTCGCCTCTAAAAGATAAACCTCTTGATGACAATGACTTTACCACAGCTACTACCCGTCTCAAAATAGACTTCCAATAATTTGTTTCGAATTCCATTTGTCTGACAAGCTGTCAAATCATTATCCTCTTCTCCAATATCTactgattaaatttttatcatgcgttataatatataataatatgataacgaCAGTATCAATAGTTAGTTTCAATCGTTCAATCGTGTGTATGTGTAGTCGTTGTTTGTACCTAATAGCCGTAGTTACCGccgttagtttttatttttttttagtgatttgtaatttaattaaaatattatataattatttttttactcaaatatggcatctaaaaatgttaatgagtATCTTGAAGAAGAGTTAGTTAGTAGTGATTTTGAGGACAGCGGTAGTTCTGATTGGgaacagtataaaatacatagtaatattCTCGCATATGATACGGATGACGaagaaaataatcataaaattattacaagtaGTCACAACAATATGAAGTTGAaccataatatcaataaagaCATAAGTGTAATTTCTAATACGTCATCTTCATATTCGGATTCTGAAGTAAAGGTtcataaacgaaaaaaaaaaaagaatgaagAAACatgggaaaaaaataaaagacgaCAAAATAGAAATTCTGGAGCGCAATATAACAGTGTCAATGAGAAAATTTTTCTTGCGTATTTttcttgataaaaatttttgaattgtatcAGACCAGTCTATATTTCTAAGAATATCattttcaatgtataataGCGTCAAGGAAAAAGTTTTTTCTTGTGAAAGTGTTGATCgtaggtaatttttaattcttctgAGAACAGAGAATGAACGCTCACCACTTGCGTTGGAACATGGCATATATGCATATATCCTTAAGAGAATTAAAACATTAGGAAAAGTTAATGCCAAAGGGGAATTAGATAATTTTGTGAATAAAccgtttattgttaaatattcttttgaaaatgaaatagcaatttttttaaattggacTATTTCTTCAATAAATGATGTTTAGTTATCTtggttgtatatatttacaatatgcaATGCCTTCCTTAGTAGTATTAAAGagtctaaattaattaaattacttaagaaTCCAAAATTTGAATGGACATTTATATATGCTTTTTTTCTTTCACATAAATTCGAAGATAAAGTGTCAATTATAACGTAAAAAGTATCAATCTTCATTTTATCCTCTCcatgatgtataatatctacAGAATTTGAATCATCGAAATGTCTTTTCTTCTCTATAGCTCTTGATTTTTCCcatgaaaatgttaattttccACAGAGttctttagatttatttaaaatgttatcaaatagTTTTCTATAATCTTGTACATATAATTCTAACGATTCATATAATGAAACAAcaatagataaatttatatctttaGACTGTAGTGTTTTGCTTGTAGCATCAAATCTCTGCAATATTGGGGTCCATACATTCAACATGAAAACAAACTCTAATTTTTCCTATTTCTTCCTTATTGAATTTGCTTCGTTTCTAATTGATGGTGTTTGAGTTATATcttctgataatatttttaaaacttctaatatttctttatatccAGATAATATTCCTTTGCAAGCTTCATGCCGTGAGGACCATCtagtaatacataaattttttgGAACAGATGTAGATTTTGATGGAGATTTGTCAATGATGTTTTTAAGAAGTTCCCATCTGTAGgttgatgataataaaaatgtataaaccatttgaatagtataaaaaaattgtgttccTTTCTTTGAAGATTCAGCAGCATTAGAGCCAATAAGATTGAGAGAGTGTGCAGCACATGGTACAAAAACCGCATTACTGGCATACTTTTTTATACGAGCTTGAAGTCCCTTATATACACCAGACATGTTGGAGGCATTGTCATACGACTGTCCTctgcaattttttaattcaatgccCAActcattgaatttttttattaatgcataTTCCATTTGTTCTCCTTTATGTCCTACTGATGGTAGAAATGCTAAAAACCTTTCTTTAGACTTGCCAGTTGCAGTTATATAGCGTATGACCACTGTCAATTGATCTGTTTTACTTATGTCAGGAGttgaatcaataattattgaaaaatttttagatTCATTGATTTCATACACAATTTTATCAGCTACAGAATTATTCATAAGTTGAATAAATTCGTCACATATTATTGAAGATAGATATGACACATTACCTCTCcctttattttcatatttagcAATATGTTCACATAAAAATGGATCAAACTGAGCAATTAGCTTCAATGTAATTACCATTATGCACAGAACCAAATTCACTATTATTACCTCGAAATGAAAGTCCTCGTTCAGCCAAGAACGTAATTGTTGATACGACACGACGAAGAACTTGGGTCCAGTATGAAATTTTAGAATACATTTCTTcttttaaaactgtattaattgaattgtttttGGCCCCTTCTGTTCTTAAATACCAAATCCTCACAGATTCACAATGAAGTGGacttttttcatgtttttgaacTTTGTCATAACATTTGGCCCAGTTTTTTAAACCATACTGTAAATTTCCTAATAAAGATTTTCTTTTGGAAAACAGAACACAATGAAAACagaataatgcattttttgagGAAGAATATAGTAACCAATCTCGAATTTGTGTTTGTCCATTATGTAACTTTCTTGAGAATATATCTCGAGGCAGTTGGCGTAAGTATTTTCCATAAATCCGAcgggttttattaaaatcaattttacttatatccTGACGAGgttggtttaaaataaaatgttcgaCTAACAATGAACTGATTGACCATTTTGCCGGATCAATAGCAGGACCACTCACACCTTGTATTTCCAATCCAGTAGTATACTCCTAAaacagataattaaaaaaataaagtgaagAATTTTAATCagcaatttacatattttataatttatttacctcAACATTACTCATTGTAGAACTACAGGATGCTTCATTAACTAGCTGAAGCTCATCATCAATTATATCAATTGTATCTTTTACGTTAATTTGATGTTCTGAGGATGGTCtcataatctaaaatttaaaagttaaattaaaaacaactacattttatattttttacaatcattaattatatttagaatgaaaatgaataaaaataataaacataggtaCCTTAATTGAATCATCACATTCTTTATTAGTATCATTTTCAACAGGGAGAACTGTTTCATTTTCCACTGATTGAAGTGGAACTGCTGAAAACTGTTCTACACTCTATTGACACGTAATActtaaagattaaatattctcatacaaattataatattatatatggtacTATGATCAGTCGAAATTGGGGTAGAGGAGAAAtaggtaaaaaatgtaataatatttgtaaccaTGTAGGTATAACCAAGGCTGGGCaagttaacgatttttttttaaacttgttaattaaagttattttaaaattataaagttaagttaagttttaagttactcatatttttttcgttaaatcATTAAGTTAAACGTCAACtatggaaaaaaaagtaacttaatttaaataaaagttaaaattttcttattttcaaaatagaaaattgCAGACATATAAAGGTCTATTTACACATAACCGTTCCGTGTCCGTTCCGTATCCGCAACGTCCGTTCCGTATCCGTCGCTTAAAGtttgtttacttattatataatgggcATGTTTATACATGTCCGTTCCGTGTCCGTTCCGTATCCGCACCGTCCGTGtccgtattttaaaatttgtcggAGACAATGTTTTTGGGGATTTCACTGATACGGATATGGAAAATACGGAACTATGTAAACAGCCGTccgatttatttttgtgacaGTCTGCACTTGGTAAGCTTCAACTGCACATGTCCATAAgtgacttatttaaattttacaatttgttttaaatttattatattataataatttatataactatttatacgtCATAATGAGTATTGATGAAAAACTTATTGAGTTGGTTCGCTCTCACGTGGAGTTATATGATTTATCACATGCCAAGTATATGGATAGCGggtataaagataatatttggCGTAGTATTGGAGATGAAATAAACCTAACAGGtaactaaaattatgataccaaagattgaaaatttaaaacaaggtttttcataagtagtcataagtagtattataaccaaaaaaaatttaaaaatatattctaattttttttaaggttttctTAGGAtagtaaacataaattaaacaacaactttttttataagcgtttaaatttgtcgaaaatcataaaaatcacgaaaagctgtatactattttaaatacctagttaaaaatgtataaaacaatcaatttaaatatttgataatcgaaaatcaaaaatcaaataacaaaataccttaaaatgtacaagtatacttaaatacttaaagtatataaaaacatgtttttatattaacataaatgtattcataattacctataataacattacatataactacattcaaaattcaataaatcaagtttaatgtcatagtaatttttttttttaacaaatcatattaatttaaatataaatacaattaacttgataatataggtatattattttaaataatattaggtattatatactatatttttaaattagtttactttatagttaataatatcaaagaaaatcaaacaatatatacttaattaaattttttcattttgccATGGCACTGAACCAGCcgaggaattaaaaaaatgtttgtatagttcTCGAGTTTCAAATGCTGCTCGCCCAGCCCCACCTCCttgcataggtatattattcaatgttatGTTTGAAGTTAGATCattcatattttgaacattttcagtgacactattattatacttttttataaaattatgaagaacacatgttgataatataatataatctacatTTTCTGGCTTCGATTGTATTCTCCTGTTATAAACACGAAACTTTTGTGCTAAAATTCCAAAGCAATTTTCCACTACCCTACGAGTTCTACAAAGACGATAATTATAGATTCGTTTTAATGAATCATCTAGTTGCTTCCCTGGATATGGTCGCATCAAGTACGTTTTTAAAGGAAACGCTTCATCACCTAATATAACGTATGGAGCAGAAATGGTGGTTCCAGGTAAAAATTCATCTTTCGGAATATTTAGCAAaccattttctaataattttccCAAGTTGGAGTGTGCCAATATTCCACCGTCACTATTTTTTCCATAAGCGCCCACGTCTACGGCTATAAAATTGTACTGTGCATCAACTAATGCAAGTAATACGacagaaaatgtttttttatagttaaaaaaatttgtgccAGTATTTGGTGGTGCTTGAATAGTGACGTGTTTTCCGTCCAACGCACCTATACAATTCGGAAAATTCCAATTGGTCCAAAAATCATTTGCGATTTGTTTCCATCTTTTTTCCGTAGGTTGTGGCATTACTTCtgacattacattttttattatacttttacaaGTTTCAATTACAATTCTATAAACAGTTGCATGACCTAGACGATAAGTAAATGAAATTGTCTTAAAGGAATCTCCCGTAGCCAAAAATCTgaaacgtaaaatatataatttttttgataacagaaaatagtataatgacaatttaatagttaattttagtacataaatattatgatttaaatgtaagtgtgaatatatgaataaatacgtaataaaacattttctttatgatattattacatgatattataggaaaaatgtgcAAAGCTCGTTGGAATAATATCCGAGACAATTATCGAAAATCCATCAAAAAAACAACAAGTGGGCAAGCcgctaaaaaattaaaaaaatataaatttgatgacCAGCTACAATTCTTAAAACCACATCTACAAGAAAGAGAAACTATGGGTAACATAGCAGATGTAATAGTTGACAATGAAGACGTAgatattttcaatgaaaacGTGGACGaaaatgataatgaaaatgaaaacgtTGCAGTTCAAAGTGAAGAGAACATGAACGAAATAGTGTTAGACGGTGGCGAGCAGTTGAAAACTGTTGAACAAACTAGGTTGTCTAAACCAGCTCAAAAATTGACCAAAAAACGTTCAATTAATACACCAGATTCGGCTTCAACTACGTTGATGaagtatattatgcaaaaaaaggaaagtaataatatgtccAATGCCGCTCAGAATAATCCAGTTGATGCTTTTTTGGCAGGCCTCTCACCAACACTTAAGACATTCACGCCGTATTACTTAAACTTAGttaaatccaaaatattttcagtagtACAAGAGtatgaaatgaaaatgatCTTAGACGaagaacagaaaaaaaaatgtcaaacggtgccatattttaatgtatcatCCCCAACATATCAAAATAGTATTCCCAATGCAGCTCAAAACTACAATAATGTACCATACAACCATCATGCCTATGTACAAGTGCCAAACCATACAATATCACCAAATACATCGTATTGTTCATCTGCGCCACCATCCCCTGCAGatttaagtcaaaatatttctactCAGAACCTTGCTTATAATATTCCAGCTCAAAACAACCATAATGTACAAGAACCAAGAGACGTCATGACATCTACATCACATTACCTGTCCTCGTCACCATCTCCACAATTTTCTAAAAGAAATGCTCAAAACCATGCTTATGTACAAGTaccaaaaaatacaatatcgcCAAATACATCGTATTGTTCATCTGCGCCACCATCTCCTGCAGATTTATCTCAAACTATTTCTTTAAACGCTACTCAGAACCTTGTCTATAACATTCCAGGACCTACAGACATttaccaataattttatattataatattatgttaatttgtatttatttactaagttgtttttaatgtattaagaaaatattcaacatttgattattttacaaggaaacatttattttaaaagcaatttttttttattaattttataaaaaaacatatattttaaaaaaatttaaaatttgttaagtttaatttaatttaaaaaaataaattaccatatatacataataaaattgtacacgTACCTTAAACAAACTGCCAGTCGTTCTCTTGGAGTTATTGCCTCTCTCCAAAAAGTatcttgttttttaatatcattttcaattttatgtaaCAATACGTTGAAACTGTATTGTGGCAttcgaaaatattcaaaaaatttcgTTTCATGATCAACTAGGTCTTTGTATAAAGTGGCAAATTCACCttctgtttttctttttttccatACGTCGTGAACCCAAagtcttttttgttttttactctttgttttttcttcttcttcgtCTAGTAACAACGCAAGTACAGCTAGATCTtctatttcatcaaaattatcaaTCATATTTGTAAAACGTAGGTACGAACGTGCACTTCACACTGACGTATAGTACTATACTGAAGTAAGTTGGTAATGAAAagctcaaaaataattttcactgATATCTAATACTGAACGGACATCACGGATACGAATCGGTTAAGTGTAAATACACTTGCACTGATACTGAACGGACGTTGCGGATACGGAACGGATACGGAACGGTTATGTGTAAATAGAccttaataatgtttattagatTGTTTCTCTTTACGCACAAGAAACTTACTGgggatatttaaaatgatacatcAAAGTATTAACTAGCTATCATAAAACctacttttctaaaaatactattcaaaaatttGCATTATTCTTTAgactaaaattaactttatttaaatatttttgaataaaattaacttattaacttaaaagttaatttaaaaaaaaagtaacgatttaagtaacttaattttaactcaTAATTCGTTAATGTCCAGCCTtggttttaactatattaatattatattactttaataattattaataagcgTTCCAATTGTGAATTGAGACCAATATTATTggcagtattatatttttgtaattaaataatcagttactttgtaaaaatacaattgaagCGAATAAGCGatagttataaatgtacacttacctttaatttaaaataattatctaatttcttggtttttttgtttaattgttcTTCTCTTTCTTTTTTGgcttcagatttttttttatattgggaACCGCTTAACCTTTTacgttttaagtttatatttggcattttaaaaatattattattaaacacagaTTTACAATCACAATTCGCAACAGTACGTCAAAACTACACCGTCTACACTGTCGTCTGTCAATACTATGTAACCATAGattataacgataaaagtttaaacaatattaaatattataatcgaaaaTGAAACTACAGAGTACAGAATCACAGCACTTGGCATCATTGTATGCGGGCAACGCGGCGACTATAACATGtcaatatatgttatatgtacatagtgaatagtaataatattaaaaa
Proteins encoded in this region:
- the LOC126552276 gene encoding zinc finger MYM-type protein 1-like — translated: MSSVEQFSAVPLQSVENETVLPVENDTNKECDDSIKIMRPSSEHQINVKDTIDIIDDELQLVNEASCSSTMSNVEEYTTGLEIQGVSGPAIDPAKWSISSLKSLLGNLQYGLKNWAKCYDKVQKHEKSPLHCESVRIWYLRTEGAKNNSINTVLKEEMYSKISYWTQVLRRVVSTITFLAERGLSFRGNNSEFGSVHNADKIVYEINESKNFSIIIDSTPDISKTDQLTVVIRYITATGKSKERFLAFLPSVGHKGEQMEYALIKKFNELGIELKNCRGQSYDNASNMSGVYKGLQARIKKWELLKNIIDKSPSKSTSVPKNLCITRWSSRHEACKGILSGYKEILEVLKILSEDITQTPSIRNEANSIRKK
- the LOC126552864 gene encoding uncharacterized protein LOC126552864 produces the protein MSIDEKLIELVRSHVELYDLSHAKYMDSGYKDNIWRSIGDEINLTGKMCKARWNNIRDNYRKSIKKTTSGQAAKKLKKYKFDDQLQFLKPHLQERETMGNIADVIVDNEDVDIFNENVDENDNENENVAVQSEENMNEIVLDGGEQLKTVEQTRLSKPAQKLTKKRSINTPDSASTTLMKYIMQKKESNNMSNAAQNNPVDAFLAGLSPTLKTFTPYYLNLVKSKIFSVVQEYEMKMILDEEQKKKCQTVPYFNVSSPTYQNSIPNAAQNYNNVPYNHHAYVQVPNHTISPNTSYCSSAPPSPADLSQNISTQNLAYNIPAQNNHNVQEPRDVMTSTSHYLSSSPSPQFSKRNAQNHAYVQVPKNTISPNTSYCSSAPPSPADLSQTISLNATQNLVYNIPGPTDIYQ